Part of the Ignatzschineria larvae DSM 13226 genome, CAGCTATGGAATGCTTTATCTGCTTTATCAATCGCTGCTAAGATCTCTGCTTCAGTGGCATTATCAAAAGTTTTGAGAACTTCATTGGTATAAGGATTTGTAGTAACAAAAGCCATAATTATATACTCCTAAATGTTGAATGAATTTTCATTATAGACAGCTCTGTTTATTGTTGTACAATTTTGATTGCTAATTGAGCTGTTAAATTAAATTCATTGATTTCACAATAACCCCCATTATGTATGGGGGTCGTAATATGAGGTCGTAATATAATGGATGGGGATAAACCCTTAGAATTCAAGTCTACTTTCAACATCTGCCCCCAATAATGCTTCTTGCAAGTAGAGAACATGTAGTGATTAGGTAAGTGTAACTTGATCGATTTTGGCCAAAACTTGTAACACGATTTCAGCAGAATTTTTAGCCGCTAAATCTAAATATTCCACAAAACTCATCGGCATCTCTTTATCAGGAAGATCGGAAAGGGCACGGATGACGATAAAAGGAGTTTGGTAGAGATAGGCAACCTGGGCAATAGCAGCAGCTTCCATCTCCACAGCTAAAATATCAGGAAAGCAATTTTTGATGATCTCTACTCGATTTTGATCGGCAATAAAAGCATCCCCTGTACCAATTAAACCGATTTTATGATTCATCTCTAGCTCTGTTAAAACAGTGGCGACTAAGGTCACAAGCGCTGGATCAGAGGGGAATGTGCGGGGAAGATCGGGTAATTTTCCTGCTTCAAGCCCAATAGGAGAGAGATCCACATCGTGGTGAGCTGTTTCATTGGAGATAATAATATCGCCAATGTCCATGCCGTTTACGAGCCCGCCGGCAGAACCGATATTGATAATAGCGGTTGGATGATAATATTCGTGAAGTAGCGTGGTCGCCATCGCCGCTTGTACTTTACCAACGCCGGAGCGAAGCAGCACAACCGAATGACCTTGCAGCTCACCGCTAATAAAATGAACACCGGCAATAGTCTGTTCTTTTCGATTTTTAATCAGTGAAGCCATTAAAGCGACTTCTTGCTTCATTGCACCAATAATCCCGATAATCCCTACCATCTTATTTCCTCTATTTTATATTGCCAATCATCGTTAATGATTTATTACTTTGATTGTTACTTTATCAGATTGATCGGTTCTTGATTCAAGCAATTTTTATCCAGCATCTTAAGTATAGTAATGTCGGTTAAAAATAAGCTTATTTAAATGCCGGCGAATCGGCTGTAATAAGTAAGGAAGCCATTCTATCCGGCATTTTGCAAGTGTTGTTTAAAATCAGTTTTCTTAAACCAAATTTACTATATTAGGCGTTATTAGGCTGGAATTTTACTTGACGACTATCATCTTATTCCCACAGAATTAGGGAAACTTGTTATACTGTGCTACTGCATTTTGAGCAAGGTTTAGGCAATAGAAAAATATTCGTAGGAAAGGGCGATGTCGGTGGAAAAGGGAAAAGTATTAAAACTCAAACGGGGATTAAAAAATCGCCATATACAGATGATTGCACTCGGCGGTGCCATTGGAACAGGGCTCTTTTATGGCTCGGCAGAATCCATTGCATTAGTCGGGCCTGCGATTTTGCTCTCCTATCTTTTAGGGGGCTTTGTCATCTATTTAATTATGACGATGATGGGGGAGATGTCTACCCATGAACCTGTTGCCGGCGCTTTTAGTCACTTCTCGTATAAATATTGGGGTGAATTTCCGGGATTTTTAGCGGGCTGGAATTACTGGTTTCTCTACGTTTTAGTGAGTATGGCCGAGCTATCGGCGATCGGAATTTATGTCCAATTTTGGTTCCCTGAGATCCCGATGTGGGTTTCATCCCTGTTTGTATTGATTGTGATTACCATTCTCAATCTCTTTTCAATCCGGATTTACGGAGAATTTGAATTTTGGTTTGCCTTTGTCAAAGTGATGGCCATTATTCTGCTCATTGCATTAGGTCTCTATCTTATTATTTGGGGAGTTGATGGCGCAACGATTAGTAATCTCTGGCAATACGATGGCTTCTTTCCTTTTGGGATTAAAGAATTTCTGCTCTCGTTAGTTGTAGTGATGTTCTCTTTCGGAGGCACAGAATTGATTGGAATCACTGCGGCAGAAGCAGATGATCCTCAAAAATCGATTCCAAAAGCGATTAAACAAGTTATCTGGCGGATTCTACTTTTCTATATTCTCTCCATTGCGATTTTGATGATTCTGCATCCTTGGAATGAGATCGGAGTAGAGGGTAGCCCATTTGTAATTATCTTCCAAGAGATGGGATTTGGTATCGTCAATACTCCTTGTGGACCGCTCAATATTCCGGCAACATTTTTCAATGTAGTGGTTTTATCGGCAGCGATCTCTGTCTATAACAGCGGAATTTATAGCAATGGTCGGATGCTCTATGGTTTAGCTGAGCAGGGAAATGCGCCTAAAGTCTTCTTGAAGCTCAATCGTAATGCCGCGCCCTTTATGGCAATTCTCTTCTCATCACTCTGTACTTTAGTGGCAGTTGTCATTAATTTCTTAGTACCGGAGGGGGCATTTATGCGCATTATGTCCTTAGCCGTTGCCGCTGCAACCATTACCTGGGGCTTGATTGTGATTGTGCAGTATCGTTTTAGAAAACAAGTAGATGCGAAAAGCTTAAGTTTTAAAGTTCCTTTCTATCCTTTTAGTAACTTTTTTGCCCTTGGTTTTTTAATTCTACTGTTAATCATGATGACTCAATCTGGCAATATGAAATATGCAGTGATGGTGATGCCGATCTGGATTTTAGTACTCTATATCGGTTTTCGGATTAAAAAACGGGTGACAAAACCCAAATCCTCGGGGCGATAAAATCCGTTGAGTTAGTTAGATTTCTATATAACTGACTGAAAATTAAAATAATCGGATTGTTAAGTCGAGAATATTTTTAAAAATCAAATAAATAGAGAGAGCATTTGAGAGATCAGATGCTCTTTTTATGTGTGTATATTTCTTCAGATGATGGTGTTGCCGGGGAATAAATTGGAATGAGCATTAATGGGCATTAATGGGTATAACAGAGAACATTGCTTGAAATTGTGTTGAAGCCGATTTTGAAAGGTATAACAATATTTATCCATAATATGTTTGTTTTTGTTAAATTGTAAATTTATACAAAATAAAATCAAAATACTTTATATTTTAAGAAAAAATATCTATTTCGTGATATGTTCAGGTAGTACAGTTCATGATGTTTGATTTAAACGGAGTAGTGCTGATTTTAAGATCATAATTTTAGTGATTAATTATGAGAATCAAAATCGTGATATCTAAATTGAACAAGAACAGATGTAATAAGTCGGATGTAATAGTAAACGTAATAAAACTACAGAATAACAACGGATCACATAGTGATGATCTATGGTAGCAAAATTGCGGGTTGTAATGAAGTAAGGGACAAAAACCTCAAGAAATTTCAAACAACTAGCGATATGAGGAGTCGATAACGGTGATGAAACGTTATCAACATATTAAAATCAAAGGAGAAAAGTAATGCGTAAATTATGGCAACGTGTCTGTATGTCAGCACTGATTGTGGGAAGTTCTATCTTTGTTCATGCATGGGCAGATCCTATTGTGATTAAGTTTTCCCATGTGGTCGCTGATACAACACCGAAAGGACAAGGGGCGCTACTCTTTAAACAATTAGCAGAAGAGCGTCTTCCTGGTGAAGTACAAGTGGAAGTCTATCCTAACTCATCTCTTTATGGGGATGGACAAGAGATGGATGCTCTATTAGTAGGAGATGTGCATATTCTTGCGCCATCGCTTGCTAAATTTGAGCATTTCCAAAAGAAAATTCAATTATTTGACCTACCATTCCTTTTTGATGATATGGCGGCGGTGGATCGCTTCCAACAGAGTGATGCCGGCAAATCGTTATTAACCAGTATGGAAGATAAAGGGATTACCGGCTTAGGTTATTGGCACAATGGTTTAAAACAGCTCTCTGCCAATAAAGCGCTTAAAACCCCAAGAGATGCTCGAGGCCTTAAATTCCGAGTGCAAAACTCAGCGGTATTAGATGAGCAATTTAAAGCGCTTAGAGCGAATCCTCGTAAAATGGCATTCTCAGAGATGTATCAAGGTTTACAGACCGGCGTCGTGAATGGTGCAGAAAATCCTTACACCAATATCTATTCGCAAAAAATTCATGAGGTGCAAGATTATATTACTGAATCGAACCATGGTGTTCTTGATTATATGTTGATTACGAATACTGATTTCTGGAATGGTTTACCTGAGCATGTGCGAGATACTTTGACCGATATCATCGCTGAGGTGACGGTTGAAGTGAATAATCAGGCCAATGCACTGAATGAGCGAGATAAGCAGAGTATCCTCGATGCAGGCACTACTGAGATTATCTATTTAACGCCGGAAGAACGCGATGCGTGGCGAAAAGCGGTACAACCGGTTTGGGAGAAATTCCAAGGTCAAGTCGGGGCGGATCTCATTGAAGCAGCTCTTCAAGCGAATAACCCTGATACTGAGTAAAGTAATACTGAGTAAAGCTTGCTAGGCTTAAGATGAATTAAAGCAGATTAAAGCTGATTAAGTAGTAATCAAAATGCTTTCAATCGCTTAGTAATAATTAGACGATTTTTATAATTCACTCAGCTTTGCCTCGATGAGAGGCAGGGCTTGAGATTGTGCAATTGAGAGGAAACTATGTTTTTACGCACATATCAATGGTTCGATAATGCTTGGCAAAAAACCGAGATTGTTGTGACAGTTGTGATTCTATCAGCGATGACCTTTGTCACTTTTATCTATACGATGCTCAATAATCTCTATACGCCATTTTATCATTTAGCCGATTGGGTTGCCGGCGAGGAACCGGGATTTTGGGAGGATCTCTTCCTTAATATTGGTGATTGGATGATGGATTTAGCCACTTCAATGAATTGGTCTAATCGTTTTACGGCTGCATGTTTTGCTTGGCTAATCTTTTTCTGTATGTCCTATGGCGTTCGTATCAGCGGTCATATCGGTGTGGATGCATTAGTGAAGTTATTCAATCAAAAGATGCAACGAACTTTAGCTTACATTGGCTTAGGTGCTTGTCTGCTCTATGGTGGCATTATGCTGTTTGCCAGCTTAGATTGGGTACTCAACTTTTATAAACTAGGGACTTATGCTGAAGATTTAGATCGCTTTGGCATTCGTCGTTGGCATATTACGATGATTGTTCCTTTAGGCTTTCTACTCGTCATTATCCGTTATTTAGAAGTAGGTTACCGCATTTGGACGCATCAGCAGGATACACTCGGGCTTGCCGATGAGGCGAAAGATGCAATCGATGAGATTGCAACCGCAGAGCACATTAAAGTCGCCGATAAATAAGTGAAAGGGGTGATGACTAACTCATTGACTACTTATTTAGGGCAGATTGCTCAAATGTTAAACCTACTGAATATCTATTGAAAATGTCATCAATGATTATGGAGAGAGATCAGATATTGATTCCCATAATCAGTATAAAGTCAGCCTAAAGGATTGATCATGACCATACTATTTTTATTTCTATTACTCTTTATTTTAATGTTGATCGGGATTCCGGTTGCGATCTCACTCGGCTTGTCGAGTGCTTTAACCATCATTCTATTTAGTCCAGATTCTCCTCGGAGTTTGGCGATTAAGATGTTTGAAACATCAGAACATACAACATTACTGGCTATTCCATTTTTCCTCATTGCCGGGGCATTTATGACAACAGGCGGAGTTGCGCGCCGTTTGATTGATTTTGCTAATGTCTGTGTAGGTCATATTCGCGGCGGTTTAGCGATTGGCTCAGTACTTGCTTGTATGCTCTTTGCTGCGCTCTCAGGTTCAAGCCCGGCAACAGTCGCAGCAGTTGGTTCGATTGCGATTGCCGGCATGGTGCGCTCAGGTTATAGCCAATCCTTTGGTACAGGAATTATCTGTAATGCCGGAACCTTAGGGATTTTGATTCCCCCATCAATTGTTATGGTTGTCTATGCCGCTGCGACCGAACAATCGGTGGGAAAGATGTTTATGGCGGGCGTAGTTCCTGGCGCACTTTTAGGCGTTGCTTTAATGGTGGCAATTTACATTGTCGCGCGCGTTAAAAAGTTACCCGCACAGCCAAGGGCAACAGTGAAAGAGTGGTTTACTACTTTCCGTAAAGCTTTATGGGGATTATTACTGATGGTGATTATCCTGGGTGGAATCTATTCAGGAATGTATACGCCTACAGAGGCTGCCGCAGTTGCAGCAGTCTATTCAATGTTTGTAGCCCTCTTTGTCTATCGAGATATGCCTTTAAAAGATTACCCAAAAGTAATGTTAGAATCAGGAAAGATGACGGTGATGCTGATGTTCATCATTGCCAATGCGATGCTTTTTGCCCATGTGTTAACGACGGAGCAGATTCCGCAAACAATTGCTAGTTGGGTAACCGAGATGGGCTTTTCCCCTTGGATGTTCCTCATTGTAGTGAATATTGTCTTACTGATTGCCGGCAGCTTTATGGAGCCATCGGCGGTGATTCTGATCTTAGCACCGATCTTTTTCCCCATTGCGATGGAGCTTGGAATTGATCCGATTCATCTAGGGATTATTATGGTGGTGAACATGGAAATTGGTTTAATTACACCGCCTGTAGGGCTTAATCTCTTCGTAGCTTCAGCGGTAACAGGAATGCCGATTACGAAGACGATTAAAGCGGCGCTACCTTGGTTGATGATTTTGCTCTTCTTCTTATTGCTTATCACCTATATCCCGGCGATCTCATTAGGATTACCTACTTGGTTAGGAATGATGTAGGCAGGCACTCGAGAAGTGAGTTATTATGGTGAAAGTCACTATAGAAGCTATTATCAAAGTCACTATAAAAGCCAAAATGTAATTGCAATCGTGATTGAGTGACTTTCCTGATTATGTAGTGACAAGAGAAAGTCCTTAGACTGAAGCTTAGTCTAAGGGCTTATTAGATTAGGGGATTAAGTATTGCGATTATTATATAGTCAATTTGGTTTAAGAAAAATGATTTTAAACAACACTTGCAAGATGCCGGATAGAACGGCTTCCTTACTTATTACAACCGATGCGCCGGCATTTACACAAGCTTATTTTGAACCGACATTACTATAAAAGATGATCAATTTTACTAAACAACGCTTGCAATATGTCGGATAGAGCAGTTGTCTTGCTTCGATCAACCGATGCGCCGGCATTTCAATAAGCTTATTTTGAACCGATATTACTATATCTTATTACCTTGTTTTACAAATTCTCTTTTACACTCAATACTTTCCATGTGGAGTAGAGATACTGCACCATTGACCAAAGGGTTAAAACGGTAGCTATCAGCATAAAGATTAGCCCCACTTCATAAAGCGGGATACCCAATAACTTCTCACCATAGAGTAGAAGGGTAATAGCCGCCATTTGAAAGGTCGTTTTCCATTTACCAATCCAAGAGACGGCGACAACACCGCGCTCACCCATACTTGCCATCCATTCCCGTAGGGCAGAAATGGTGATTTCTCGGCTGATAATAATCATTACCGATAAGGTCAAATACCATTTGTGAGGATCATTATCGACAATGGCGATAAGTGCCACAGCCACAAGGAGCTTATCGGCAACGGGGTCTAAAAATGCCCCAAAACTCGAAGTTTGATTCCACTTTCGAGCAAGATAGCCATCTAACCAATCGGTTGCGGCGGCAGCCATAAAGAGAATAGCTAGCACCAGATGCTTATGAGGTGTAGGGAAAAAGTAACAGAGAATAAACACCGGGATCGCAACTACGCGTGCCCAAGTGATAAGGCTTGGAAGATTCATACTTTTGTCAACTCCTCAAGGTTTTTGTAAGCGCCGTCGATTATTGTAGCAAAATTTTCCACACTCTGAAAGGGCTGATAAAATCCCTACTTTCAGAAAATAATTGTGATAAAATACAGCTCTTTTAAATTGCGTTCTTGGAGAGAGATATATGCTTAGAATAATGGAGAAAGGTTTAACTTTTGATGATGTATTATTAGTCCCTGATTACTCTGAAGTGCTTCCGCGAGATGTGTCACTCAAGACGCAATTGACTCAGAAAATATCGTTAAACATTCCTCTTCTTTCAGCTGCGATGGATACTGTAACTGAGAGTAAAATGGCGATTGCTTTAGCACAATTAGGCGGCATTGGTATTATCCATAAGAACTTAACGCCGGCAGAGCAAGCGCGTCAAGTACGTAAAGTAAAAAACTTTGAAAGCGGTGTATTAACAGATCCGATTACCGTTACCACTGATTGCACTTTAGAAGAGGTGCGCAATATTATGCGTCACCGCAATATTTCAAGTGTGCCGGTTTTAACACTTGATAAAAAGGTTGCCGGCATTATCACGACCCGCGACTTACGATTCCAAACGGATCTATCTTTAAATATTACAGAGGCGATGACGAACCGTGATCGCCTTATTACTATCCACGAGGGCGCGACCAAAGAAGAGATTATCGAAAAACTCCGTGCTAATCGTCTTGAGCGTCTAGTGGTTGTGAATGACAATAATGAACTACGTGGCTTAATTACAGTTAAAGATCTCTCATTAACGGATACGCATCCTAATGCGGTGACTGATGATCAAGATCGTCTAATCTGTGGAGCGGCTGTGGGTGCAGGTGCCGGAACAGAAGAACGTATTGAACAATTAGTGGATGTAGGTGTTGATTTGATTATTGTGGATACTGCACACGGTCATTCAAAAGGTGTGATTGATCGTGTTCGTTGGGTGAAGCAGACTTATCCTGATCTACAAGTAATCAGCGGTAACATTGCAACAGGCGAAGCAGCGAAAGCATTATTAGCAGCGGGAACAGATGGTGTGAAAGTCGGGATTGGTCCTGGTTCTATCTGTACAACTCGTATTGTGGCCGGTATTGGTTTCCCACAAATTAGTGCTATTGCTAACGTAGCTGAAGCGCTTCGTGGTACAGGTGTTCCTGTGATTGCCGATGGGGGTATTCGTTATTCAGGTGATATGGCGAAAGCATTAGCCGCAGGCGCAAACTCGATTATGGTCGGTTCAATTTTAGCAGGTACTGATGAATCACCCGGTGAAATTGAATTCTATCAAGGTCGTGCTTACAAATCATACCGCGGTATGGGGTCTATCGGTGCGATGAATGCCGGTTCTTCAGATCGTTATTTCCAAGAAGGTTCAAGTGCGGATAAGCTGGTACCAGAAGGAATCGAAGGACGCGTTGCTTATAAAGGTTCAGTAGCCCCTATCGTACATCAATTAATGGGCGGTATCCGCGCAGGAATGGGGTATGTGGGTTGTGGCACAATTGCTGAAATGAACACTAAACCACGCTTTGTAGAGATCACAAGTGCCGGTATGAGTGAATCACACGTACACGATGTGACTATTACTAAAGAAGCACCTAACTATTCACGTTAATCGCATTAGCTGAATATAAGGTTTCGTAATAAAAATCCATTTAAACATCTCGGGAGTTCTACTCTCGAGATTTTTGTTTTTTGATTTGAGATAAATCTGTTTTAAATAAAAGCTAATTCTCGGCGGGAGAGAACGCTTGCAAGTCCAGATCAATCTCGCGCCCGCGTGAGAGGCTCAAAGTTTCTTCAATTGAGTAAAACAATATTAATGTCTCGGAATAACAAAGGTGTAATATTAATCTTCCGGCATTGATAAATGCCCCAACTGCCGGCGCGGGATTATTATCAAAGCGGGATCATTCGCCCCGGCGATGCGGATAATT contains:
- the dctM gene encoding C4-dicarboxylate TRAP transporter large permease protein DctM, whose translation is MTILFLFLLLFILMLIGIPVAISLGLSSALTIILFSPDSPRSLAIKMFETSEHTTLLAIPFFLIAGAFMTTGGVARRLIDFANVCVGHIRGGLAIGSVLACMLFAALSGSSPATVAAVGSIAIAGMVRSGYSQSFGTGIICNAGTLGILIPPSIVMVVYAAATEQSVGKMFMAGVVPGALLGVALMVAIYIVARVKKLPAQPRATVKEWFTTFRKALWGLLLMVIILGGIYSGMYTPTEAAAVAAVYSMFVALFVYRDMPLKDYPKVMLESGKMTVMLMFIIANAMLFAHVLTTEQIPQTIASWVTEMGFSPWMFLIVVNIVLLIAGSFMEPSAVILILAPIFFPIAMELGIDPIHLGIIMVVNMEIGLITPPVGLNLFVASAVTGMPITKTIKAALPWLMILLFFLLLITYIPAISLGLPTWLGMM
- the pgsA gene encoding CDP-diacylglycerol--glycerol-3-phosphate 3-phosphatidyltransferase — protein: MNLPSLITWARVVAIPVFILCYFFPTPHKHLVLAILFMAAAATDWLDGYLARKWNQTSSFGAFLDPVADKLLVAVALIAIVDNDPHKWYLTLSVMIIISREITISALREWMASMGERGVVAVSWIGKWKTTFQMAAITLLLYGEKLLGIPLYEVGLIFMLIATVLTLWSMVQYLYSTWKVLSVKENL
- the guaB gene encoding IMP dehydrogenase; translated protein: MLRIMEKGLTFDDVLLVPDYSEVLPRDVSLKTQLTQKISLNIPLLSAAMDTVTESKMAIALAQLGGIGIIHKNLTPAEQARQVRKVKNFESGVLTDPITVTTDCTLEEVRNIMRHRNISSVPVLTLDKKVAGIITTRDLRFQTDLSLNITEAMTNRDRLITIHEGATKEEIIEKLRANRLERLVVVNDNNELRGLITVKDLSLTDTHPNAVTDDQDRLICGAAVGAGAGTEERIEQLVDVGVDLIIVDTAHGHSKGVIDRVRWVKQTYPDLQVISGNIATGEAAKALLAAGTDGVKVGIGPGSICTTRIVAGIGFPQISAIANVAEALRGTGVPVIADGGIRYSGDMAKALAAGANSIMVGSILAGTDESPGEIEFYQGRAYKSYRGMGSIGAMNAGSSDRYFQEGSSADKLVPEGIEGRVAYKGSVAPIVHQLMGGIRAGMGYVGCGTIAEMNTKPRFVEITSAGMSESHVHDVTITKEAPNYSR
- a CDS encoding 5'-methylthioadenosine/adenosylhomocysteine nucleosidase codes for the protein MVGIIGIIGAMKQEVALMASLIKNRKEQTIAGVHFISGELQGHSVVLLRSGVGKVQAAMATTLLHEYYHPTAIINIGSAGGLVNGMDIGDIIISNETAHHDVDLSPIGLEAGKLPDLPRTFPSDPALVTLVATVLTELEMNHKIGLIGTGDAFIADQNRVEIIKNCFPDILAVEMEAAAIAQVAYLYQTPFIVIRALSDLPDKEMPMSFVEYLDLAAKNSAEIVLQVLAKIDQVTLT
- a CDS encoding amino acid permease translates to MSVEKGKVLKLKRGLKNRHIQMIALGGAIGTGLFYGSAESIALVGPAILLSYLLGGFVIYLIMTMMGEMSTHEPVAGAFSHFSYKYWGEFPGFLAGWNYWFLYVLVSMAELSAIGIYVQFWFPEIPMWVSSLFVLIVITILNLFSIRIYGEFEFWFAFVKVMAIILLIALGLYLIIWGVDGATISNLWQYDGFFPFGIKEFLLSLVVVMFSFGGTELIGITAAEADDPQKSIPKAIKQVIWRILLFYILSIAILMILHPWNEIGVEGSPFVIIFQEMGFGIVNTPCGPLNIPATFFNVVVLSAAISVYNSGIYSNGRMLYGLAEQGNAPKVFLKLNRNAAPFMAILFSSLCTLVAVVINFLVPEGAFMRIMSLAVAAATITWGLIVIVQYRFRKQVDAKSLSFKVPFYPFSNFFALGFLILLLIMMTQSGNMKYAVMVMPIWILVLYIGFRIKKRVTKPKSSGR
- a CDS encoding TRAP transporter small permease — protein: MFLRTYQWFDNAWQKTEIVVTVVILSAMTFVTFIYTMLNNLYTPFYHLADWVAGEEPGFWEDLFLNIGDWMMDLATSMNWSNRFTAACFAWLIFFCMSYGVRISGHIGVDALVKLFNQKMQRTLAYIGLGACLLYGGIMLFASLDWVLNFYKLGTYAEDLDRFGIRRWHITMIVPLGFLLVIIRYLEVGYRIWTHQQDTLGLADEAKDAIDEIATAEHIKVADK